In Perognathus longimembris pacificus isolate PPM17 chromosome 23, ASM2315922v1, whole genome shotgun sequence, a single genomic region encodes these proteins:
- the Rhov gene encoding rho-related GTP-binding protein RhoV, with protein MPPRELSEAEPPPLRAPTPPPPPRRQSAPQELGIKCVLVGDGAVGKSSLIVSYTCNGYPARYRPTALDTFSVQVLVDGAPVRIELWDTAGQEDFDRLRSLCYPDTDVFLACFSVVQPSSFQNITEKWLPEIRTHNPQAPVLLVGTQADLRDDVNVLIELDQGGREGPVPHPQAQGLAERIRACCYLECSALTQKNLKEVFDSAILSAIEHKARLEKKLNAKGVRTLSRCRWKKFFCFV; from the exons ATGCCGCCGCGGGAGCTGAGCGAGGCCGAGCCGCCCCCGCTCCGGGCCCCGaccccgcctccgcctccgcggCGGCAGAGCGCGCCCCAGGAGCTGGGCATCAAGTGCGTGCTGGTGGGCGACGGCGCGGTGGGCAAGAGCAGCCTCATCGTGAGCTACACCTGCAACGGGTACCCCGCGCGCTACCGGCCCACGGCGCTCGACACCTTCTCCG TGCAAGTCCTGGTGGATGGAGCCCCCGTGCGCATCGAGCTGTGGGACACGGCGGGACAG GAGGATTTCGACCGGCTCCGCTCCCTCTGCTACCCCGATACCGACGTCTTCCTGGCGTGCTTCAGCGTGGTGCAGCCCAGCTCCTTCCAAAACATCACGGAGAAATGGCTGCCCGAAATCCGCACCCACAACCCCCAGGCGCCCGTGCTGCTGGTGGGCACCCAGGCCGACCTGCGGGACGATGTCAATGTACTGATTGAGCTGGACCAGGGCGGCCGGGAGGGCCCCGTGCCCCATCCTCAAGCCCAGGGCCTGGCGGAGAGGATCCGGGCCTGCTGCTACCTGGAGTGCTCGGCCCTGACGCAGAAGAACTTGAAGGAGGTGTTTGACTCGGCCATTCTCAGTGCCATCGAGCACAAGGCCCGGCTGGAGAAGAAGCTGAACGCCAAGGGCGTGCGCACGCTGTCCCGCTGTCGCTGGAAGAAGTTCTTCTGTTTCGTTTGA